ATGATGTGAATGGTGACGACAAGGGCGTTCAACGTTGTTCCTCCGAGCGAGAGTACCGGTTTGTGTGTTTGGAGATCAGGCCAGGACGATGTCAGTCAGACTTCCGGCCTCCAAACCTGCGCCCCCTACCAGTACACCGTCGACGTTGTCAAGATTGACTATTTCGCTACAGTTCCCGGGCTTGACACTGCCGCCGTAGAGAATGCGGATGTCCGCGCCGACCTCGGGGAAGAGCTCCAGGATGGTCCTGCGGACAAAGGCGTGGGCTGTGATGATGTCCGCAGGCTGGGCGACTTCACCGGTTCCGATGGCCCAGACGGGTTCGTAGGCGATGGTCAGGGATTCGGCTTTGATGCTGGTCGGGATATCGGCCGTGCCGACCCGAAGCTGGCCGAGAAGGATCTCCTCGACCTTGCCGGTCCGTCTTTCCTCGATGGTTTCGCCGACGCAGAGGATGATTTTCAGGCCGGCCCGGAGGCCGAAGGTGGTCTTGCGACCGACCATCTCGTCGGTTTCGCCGAGTATGTGCCTCCGTTCGGAGTGCCCGGTCAGGGCAAAGGAGCAGCCGAGATCCAGGAGCTGGTCCGGGCAGATCTCCCCGGTGAAAGCCCCCTGGGCCGAGGGGTAGAAATTCTGGGCTCCGACCGAGAAGCCCGGCGCACCGGCCAGGGCATCTACGACGGTGGAAATGGCCGTAAAGGGAGGAATGACCAGAACCTCACGTTTTTCGGGAATCCTTCCACTAAGGGCTTTAGCCAAGGCTGCGGCGGTCTCGGAGGCCTCTGTCCGGGTCTTATACATCTTCCAGTTGGCGGCCATGAGCTTTTTCATCATCAATCACACTCCTCCAGGGCTGTGAAGGCAGGCAGTTCCCGGCCTTCGAGAAATTCCATGAACGATCCTCCTCCGGTGGACAGGAAGGAGATCTTGTCGGCGATGTTCAGGTCGTTGACAATGACCCCGGTTTCTCCTCCGCCCAGAATGGTCAGGGCATCAAGGGCGGCCAGTTCGGAGGCCAGGTTGTAGGATCCCATGGCAAAGACCCGGTTCTCGAAGGCGCCCATGGGGCCATTCCAGACGACGGTTTTGGCGTCCTTCAGGGCCTCGGAGAACAGAACGTGGGTGGCCGGGCCTGTGTCCAGAATCATCTCTCCGGGGGGCACGTCCTGGTACGGCCGGACGCCCGAGGCCAGTTCGCCCTTGAGGTCGGTGCCCATGATGAAGTCCACGGGCAGGTACAGACTGACTCCGCGTTTCCGGGCCTCGGCCATGATCTTCAGCGCCTCTTCCATAAGGTCGTTTTCCACCAGGGAACTTCCGATCTCAAAGCCCTGGGCCTTGAGAAAGGTGTTGGCCATGGCCCCGCCGATGAGCAGGCGATCGACCTTGCCCAGCAGGGATTTGAGAACCGCAAGCTTTGACGAGACCTTGGCCCCACCGGAAATGGCCACAAAGGGTCGGGCCGGATCCTTCAGGGCCTCGCCCAGGTATTGCCATTCCTTTTGCAGGAGAAACCCGCCACAACAGATAGGAACGTGCCGAGTCACGCCGACCACCGAGGCGTGAGCCCTGTGGGAGACGCCAAAGGCGTCGTTGACGTAGACTTGGGCGCCTTTGGCCAGGGCCTTGGAGAACTCGTCGTCGTTGGCGGTCTCTCCGGGATGGAAGCGAAGATTCTCGAGCATGAGAATCTGCCCGGGCGCAAGACCCGCCACCAGGGTTTCGACCGCTGGGCCGATGCAGTCGGGAGCCAGCGGCACGTTCATGTTCAGCAACTCTCCGAGCCGCTTGGCCACCGGGGCCAGGGATAGTTCGGGCACGTTCTTGCCCTTGGGTTTGCCAAGATGGGAGCATGCGACGATCGCGGCTCCGTTCTGCAGGGCGTAATGAAGGGTCGGCAGGCTTTGAACGATGCGGTTGTCGTCGACGATGCGTCCGTCCTTGACGGGAACATTGTAGTCCACGCGGACGAGTACTACCTTGTCCTTCACGTCTATCTGATCGAGAAAGCGCATGATGCCTCCTGGTTTGGAATGGTCCGGCCGGGGATGGCTCGAAAACCATTCTTGCTTAGGCCAGAACCGACCGTTTTACAATGGGTAGGGCCCAGAACGACCGGCGGGAACGGTCAAGCCGATGGTTGATTCTTTGCGGGATATTCTTCATCATCCCTCTCTTGTTCGGGCGGGGACCGGTTTCCCGTTTCAGGCCTCATCCGGGGCGACGGCTCGACATCTCCAAGGAGAACGCATCGATGCGACGCGGTATGCTTTCGGCTTTGTTTTTTTGCGCAGTCATCCTGCACAATGCCCTTGCCTGGGCCGCTTCGGAAGATAAGGCCCCGCCTCCGGCCCCGGTGGTCGTCGAGGCGGTCGAGGTTATGGATTTGGCACCGGAGGCCGATTTCGTGGGCACTCTCCACTTTGTCCGGAATTCCGCCATGGCCGCCGAGGTGGCCGGCAAGGTCCGCGAGGTCGGCGTGGAGGTCGGAGACCGGGTTCGCAGGGGCCAAGTGCTGGCCCGGCTGAACACGGACCTTCTGGACAAGGCAATCCTGGCGTTGGAAATGGAGGTCGAGGAGGTCGACACTCGTCTGGAATTGGCCAGAAAGCTGTACGAACGC
This window of the Deltaproteobacteria bacterium genome carries:
- a CDS encoding triose-phosphate isomerase, with the translated sequence MKKLMAANWKMYKTRTEASETAAALAKALSGRIPEKREVLVIPPFTAISTVVDALAGAPGFSVGAQNFYPSAQGAFTGEICPDQLLDLGCSFALTGHSERRHILGETDEMVGRKTTFGLRAGLKIILCVGETIEERRTGKVEEILLGQLRVGTADIPTSIKAESLTIAYEPVWAIGTGEVAQPADIITAHAFVRRTILELFPEVGADIRILYGGSVKPGNCSEIVNLDNVDGVLVGGAGLEAGSLTDIVLA
- a CDS encoding phosphoglycerate kinase, with product MRFLDQIDVKDKVVLVRVDYNVPVKDGRIVDDNRIVQSLPTLHYALQNGAAIVACSHLGKPKGKNVPELSLAPVAKRLGELLNMNVPLAPDCIGPAVETLVAGLAPGQILMLENLRFHPGETANDDEFSKALAKGAQVYVNDAFGVSHRAHASVVGVTRHVPICCGGFLLQKEWQYLGEALKDPARPFVAISGGAKVSSKLAVLKSLLGKVDRLLIGGAMANTFLKAQGFEIGSSLVENDLMEEALKIMAEARKRGVSLYLPVDFIMGTDLKGELASGVRPYQDVPPGEMILDTGPATHVLFSEALKDAKTVVWNGPMGAFENRVFAMGSYNLASELAALDALTILGGGETGVIVNDLNIADKISFLSTGGGSFMEFLEGRELPAFTALEECD
- a CDS encoding efflux RND transporter periplasmic adaptor subunit; this translates as MGRAQNDRRERSSRWLILCGIFFIIPLLFGRGPVSRFRPHPGRRLDISKENASMRRGMLSALFFCAVILHNALAWAASEDKAPPPAPVVVEAVEVMDLAPEADFVGTLHFVRNSAMAAEVAGKVREVGVEVGDRVRRGQVLARLNTDLLDKAILALEMEVEEVDTRLELARKLYERHQELFESGNVAEHTFDDSRLATAGLESRLASRRAELAGRMLEREKRTIQADFDGVVLEKGVEVGEWLPVGGLVVRVADNEVLEVEVPLPQRYLPYLSIGAAVQVTVSGNILQGRIRTIIPQADATSRTVPIRIRLQEDNGLAAGTEALVT